The following proteins are encoded in a genomic region of Hoeflea phototrophica DFL-43:
- a CDS encoding ABC transporter permease, which translates to MSANPTDRSFLRMALGHPAFVTGFVLSAFFVILALVSFAWTPFDPTKLDIASKLKTPSLDHWFGKDHFGRDMFSMIMVGARVSIAVAFVAVGVGMLLGVPLGLYAAAHRGSLIDEFIMRGNDLVFAFPSLLLAIMITAVFGPGAVNAIIAIGIFNIPVFARLARGAALSLWTRDYILAARVAGKGRARISAEHILPNIANLLIVQGTIQFSLAILAEAALAYVGLGAQPPLPSWGRMLADAQTLISLAPHMALFPGFAIIITVLGLNLMGDGLRDLFDPKLRRGRG; encoded by the coding sequence ATGAGTGCGAACCCGACCGACCGCAGCTTTCTGCGCATGGCACTTGGTCACCCGGCTTTTGTCACCGGCTTCGTGCTTTCGGCGTTCTTCGTGATCCTGGCGCTTGTCTCCTTTGCCTGGACACCGTTTGATCCAACCAAGCTTGATATCGCCTCCAAACTGAAAACGCCGTCGCTTGATCATTGGTTTGGAAAAGATCATTTCGGTCGCGATATGTTTTCCATGATCATGGTCGGTGCGCGTGTTTCCATCGCCGTGGCCTTTGTTGCGGTCGGCGTTGGGATGCTGCTCGGTGTCCCACTTGGGCTCTATGCTGCTGCGCACCGCGGGAGCCTGATCGACGAATTCATCATGCGCGGCAATGATCTGGTCTTTGCCTTTCCATCGCTGCTCCTGGCGATCATGATCACAGCCGTCTTTGGCCCCGGCGCCGTCAACGCCATCATCGCCATCGGCATTTTCAACATTCCGGTGTTTGCAAGGCTTGCGCGCGGCGCAGCTCTCTCGCTTTGGACCCGGGATTACATCCTCGCTGCCCGGGTGGCGGGCAAGGGCCGGGCGCGAATTTCAGCCGAACATATCCTGCCCAACATAGCCAATCTGCTCATCGTCCAGGGCACCATCCAGTTTTCGCTGGCCATTCTCGCAGAAGCGGCGCTGGCCTATGTCGGGCTTGGCGCGCAGCCACCGCTGCCAAGCTGGGGCCGGATGCTGGCCGATGCACAGACCCTGATTTCGCTGGCACCGCACATGGCTTTGTTTCCCGGCTTTGCAATCATCATCACCGTGCTTGGGCTCAATCTGATGGGCGACGGCCTGCGTGATCTTTTCGATCCGAAGCTCAGGCGGGGGCGGGGATGA
- a CDS encoding sulfite exporter TauE/SafE family protein, translating into MESWSALALIFASFFTSALTASAGIGGGLALLALMGYLVPVAAIIPIHGVVQLGSNVGRSVVLRHHIAWGCLAAFLAGAIPGGWIGGQAVGALPDTVLKAALGGFILVLTWVSLPRLAAISLPGFTLTGMITTFLTMLFGATGPLNAVVLSKTFPERLGFQATTAAVMSLQHLVKTLAFGLAGFAFAPWAPLIALMVLTGLAGTWVGTNVLRRTPEKRFRLIFRICLTLLALDLFRQGVAGMAHG; encoded by the coding sequence ATGGAAAGCTGGTCAGCCCTTGCGCTGATATTCGCAAGTTTCTTCACATCTGCGCTGACCGCCTCGGCCGGAATCGGCGGCGGCTTGGCCCTGCTTGCCTTGATGGGCTACCTGGTCCCGGTCGCTGCGATCATCCCGATCCACGGTGTGGTGCAACTGGGGTCCAATGTCGGTCGCTCCGTTGTTCTGCGCCATCATATCGCCTGGGGCTGTCTTGCCGCTTTTCTGGCTGGCGCCATACCCGGTGGCTGGATCGGCGGACAGGCTGTCGGCGCTCTTCCTGACACTGTGCTCAAGGCCGCATTGGGCGGGTTCATTCTTGTGCTCACCTGGGTAAGCTTGCCCAGACTGGCCGCCATCAGCCTGCCGGGTTTCACGCTGACTGGCATGATCACCACATTTCTGACCATGCTGTTTGGTGCCACCGGTCCGTTGAACGCCGTTGTGCTGTCCAAGACTTTCCCTGAACGTCTGGGGTTTCAGGCCACCACCGCAGCGGTGATGAGCTTGCAGCACCTGGTCAAGACCCTTGCTTTCGGCTTAGCTGGTTTCGCCTTTGCGCCATGGGCGCCGCTGATCGCTCTTATGGTTCTGACCGGTTTGGCCGGAACCTGGGTTGGCACGAATGTTCTGCGCCGAACGCCCGAAAAACGGTTTAGGTTGATCTTCAGGATATGCCTTACGCTTCTGGCGCTCGATCTTTTCCGCCAGGGTGTTGCCGGAATGGCGCATGGTTAA
- a CDS encoding complex I NDUFA9 subunit family protein, which produces MSTLNQPKLVTVFGGSGFVGRHVVRALARRGYSIRVAVRRPDLAGHLQPLGGVGQIVAVQANLRNRDSVDRAVRGADHVINCVGILFESGRNKFDSVQAFGARAVAEAARAQGAGLTHISAIGADPDSDSDYARTKGYAELAVAEVMPDARIMRPSIIFGPEDGFFNKFAGMARLAPALPLVGGGETKFQPVYVGDVAEAVARSVDGTLVPGAIYELGGPRVMTFRQCLEEMLETIHRKRPLVTLPWGVASLMGKITSLIPFIDPPLTADQVKLLKSDNVVSDEAARENRTLAGIGIRQTTVEAILPTYLGRFRPHGQYSGTGSEA; this is translated from the coding sequence ATGTCAACGCTGAACCAACCCAAGCTCGTCACTGTTTTTGGCGGGTCAGGTTTCGTGGGCCGCCATGTTGTACGGGCGCTCGCCCGGCGCGGCTACAGCATCCGCGTCGCGGTCCGTCGCCCTGATCTGGCCGGTCATTTGCAGCCGCTGGGAGGTGTCGGCCAGATTGTTGCCGTTCAGGCCAATCTGCGCAACCGGGATTCCGTCGACCGCGCGGTCAGGGGCGCTGATCATGTGATCAACTGCGTTGGTATTCTGTTTGAGTCCGGCCGCAACAAGTTTGATTCGGTGCAGGCTTTCGGTGCCCGCGCAGTGGCGGAAGCCGCCCGGGCCCAAGGTGCCGGCCTCACCCATATCTCCGCCATCGGCGCAGACCCGGATTCTGACTCTGATTATGCGCGGACAAAGGGTTATGCCGAATTGGCCGTGGCCGAAGTCATGCCGGACGCCCGGATCATGCGCCCCTCGATCATTTTCGGGCCTGAGGACGGCTTCTTCAACAAATTCGCCGGAATGGCCCGTCTCGCGCCGGCATTGCCGCTGGTTGGTGGCGGCGAAACGAAATTCCAGCCGGTCTATGTTGGCGATGTCGCCGAAGCTGTGGCGCGCAGCGTTGATGGCACCCTCGTGCCTGGTGCAATTTACGAACTTGGTGGCCCGCGGGTGATGACCTTCAGGCAGTGCCTTGAGGAAATGCTTGAAACCATCCACCGCAAGCGCCCGCTGGTCACGCTGCCTTGGGGCGTCGCTTCACTCATGGGCAAAATCACATCGCTGATCCCCTTCATCGATCCGCCATTGACCGCCGACCAGGTCAAGCTGCTCAAATCCGACAATGTCGTCTCTGATGAAGCCGCGCGTGAGAACCGCACCCTCGCTGGCATCGGTATCCGCCAGACCACGGTTGAAGCGATCCTGCCCACCTATCTTGGCCGTTTTCGGCCGCATGGCCAGTACAGCGGGACAGGGAGTGAAGCCTGA
- a CDS encoding ABC transporter substrate-binding protein, which translates to MTNNPIMAAAVSILALSLGLGVAPAMAAKMDATIGMQLEPPNLDPTGGAAAAIDEVVYANVFEGLTRFGADGSILPALAESWEISDDGLTYTFNLREGVKFHDGSDFNADDVKFSLDRARADDSTNAQKALFADIASVDVVDPATVKVTLSKPNGSFLFNTAWGDAVIVAPETAADNAAKPVGTGPFSFGEWVKGDRVDLVRNPDYWGEAVRLDKVTFKFISDPTAAFAAMMAGDLDAFPVFPAPENLVQFEADPRFSVIIGSTEGETILAMNNKKAPLDNIKVRQAITHAIDRQAIIDGAMFGYGTPIGTHFAPHNPAYVDLTAQSAYDPEQAKALLAEAGVSDLTLTLKLPPPSYARRGGEIIAAQLREVGIATEITNVEWAQWLEDVFKAKNFDLTIVSHTEPMDIGIYGREDYYFQYGDADFKAIMADLANATDPAKRTELMQAAQKKIADDYVNGYLFQLARTGVADAKLKGLWPNSPTQANDMTGVYWEE; encoded by the coding sequence ATGACAAACAACCCGATTATGGCAGCAGCCGTTTCGATCCTGGCTTTGAGCCTGGGTCTGGGCGTGGCCCCGGCCATGGCCGCCAAGATGGACGCAACCATCGGCATGCAGCTCGAGCCACCGAATCTGGATCCGACCGGGGGGGCTGCGGCCGCGATTGACGAGGTGGTCTACGCCAATGTGTTCGAGGGCCTGACCCGATTCGGTGCTGACGGGTCTATTCTTCCGGCACTCGCGGAAAGCTGGGAGATTTCGGATGACGGGCTGACCTACACATTCAACCTGCGCGAGGGTGTGAAGTTTCACGACGGATCCGATTTCAACGCCGATGATGTGAAGTTCTCGCTTGATCGCGCGCGTGCCGACGATTCCACCAATGCCCAGAAGGCCCTGTTTGCCGACATCGCTTCGGTCGATGTGGTCGATCCGGCCACTGTCAAGGTGACGCTTTCCAAGCCGAACGGTTCTTTCCTGTTCAACACCGCCTGGGGTGATGCGGTTATCGTCGCGCCGGAAACCGCCGCCGACAATGCCGCCAAGCCTGTGGGCACCGGACCCTTCAGCTTTGGCGAATGGGTCAAGGGCGACCGCGTCGATCTTGTCCGCAACCCCGATTACTGGGGCGAGGCGGTGAGGCTCGACAAGGTGACCTTCAAGTTCATTTCCGACCCGACTGCGGCCTTTGCCGCAATGATGGCTGGTGACCTTGACGCCTTTCCTGTTTTCCCGGCTCCGGAAAACCTTGTTCAGTTTGAAGCCGACCCGCGCTTTTCCGTGATTATCGGGTCAACCGAAGGCGAAACCATTCTCGCCATGAACAACAAGAAGGCCCCGCTCGACAACATCAAGGTCCGCCAGGCGATCACCCACGCGATTGACCGGCAGGCGATCATCGATGGTGCGATGTTCGGCTATGGCACGCCGATCGGCACCCATTTCGCCCCGCACAATCCTGCCTATGTCGATCTGACAGCGCAATCTGCCTATGATCCGGAACAGGCCAAGGCGTTGCTCGCCGAAGCTGGTGTCAGCGATCTGACGCTCACGCTGAAGCTTCCGCCACCGAGCTATGCCCGCCGCGGCGGTGAAATCATCGCAGCGCAATTGCGCGAAGTCGGCATTGCCACCGAAATTACAAATGTCGAGTGGGCGCAGTGGCTCGAGGACGTCTTCAAGGCCAAGAATTTTGATCTGACCATCGTATCGCACACCGAACCGATGGACATCGGGATTTATGGCCGCGAGGACTATTACTTCCAGTATGGGGATGCGGATTTCAAGGCGATCATGGCGGACCTGGCCAACGCCACCGACCCGGCCAAGCGCACTGAGTTGATGCAGGCAGCCCAGAAGAAGATCGCTGATGACTACGTCAACGGCTACCTCTTCCAGCTTGCCCGCACCGGCGTCGCCGATGCCAAGCTCAAGGGCCTCTGGCCCAATTCGCCGACCCAGGCCAATGACATGACCGGGGTTTACTGGGAAGAGTGA
- a CDS encoding acetylornithine deacetylase/succinyl-diaminopimelate desuccinylase family protein produces the protein MIEGQDIETRQNALAREIAARRDDLVALTQDLIRIPTLNPPGECYRDICDYLARRLKPSGFEIKLLRAEGTPGDSARYPRWNVVARREGGRVGPCVHFNSHIDVVEAGAGWTFDPFGGTVSDGKIYGRGACDMKGGLAASIIAAEAFIALWPEYPGAIEISGTADEETGGYGGVAWLAEQGYFSPERVQHVIIPEPLNKDRICLGHRGVMWAQIKTHGRIAHGSMPFLGDCAVRHMGAVISEMESSLFPALAQKHTSMPVVPDGARQSTMNINSLHGGQAEPAPDFTGFPSACVPDEARMVIDRRYLIEEQADEVREEIITLLERVKAERAGFRYDFEELWQVSPTMTSVDAPVVKAVERGIRSALSCEPVHVVSPGTYDQKHIDRIGRLKYCIAYGPGILDLAHQPDEYVGIDDMVDSAKVMAFALDDLLYGRT, from the coding sequence ATGATCGAGGGGCAGGACATAGAGACGCGGCAAAACGCTTTGGCGCGAGAAATTGCCGCCCGGCGCGATGATCTCGTCGCGCTGACCCAGGACCTGATCCGCATCCCCACGCTCAATCCCCCTGGCGAGTGCTACCGCGATATCTGTGACTATCTGGCCCGGCGTCTGAAGCCATCCGGATTCGAGATCAAGTTACTGCGCGCCGAAGGCACGCCTGGAGACAGCGCCCGATATCCGCGCTGGAACGTGGTCGCCCGCCGGGAGGGTGGACGCGTTGGCCCTTGTGTGCACTTCAACTCCCACATCGATGTGGTCGAGGCTGGCGCCGGCTGGACCTTCGATCCCTTCGGCGGAACCGTATCGGACGGCAAGATCTATGGCCGTGGCGCCTGTGACATGAAGGGCGGGCTGGCAGCCTCCATCATCGCGGCCGAGGCATTCATCGCGTTGTGGCCCGAATATCCTGGCGCGATCGAAATCTCCGGCACGGCTGACGAGGAGACCGGCGGCTACGGCGGCGTCGCCTGGCTCGCCGAACAGGGTTATTTCTCGCCTGAACGGGTGCAGCATGTGATTATTCCCGAACCGCTCAACAAGGACAGGATCTGTTTGGGCCACCGAGGCGTGATGTGGGCGCAGATCAAGACCCATGGCCGCATCGCCCACGGCTCCATGCCGTTTCTGGGCGATTGCGCCGTGCGCCACATGGGTGCTGTCATCTCCGAAATGGAATCGTCGCTTTTCCCGGCGCTGGCACAAAAGCACACCTCCATGCCGGTGGTGCCTGATGGTGCGCGGCAATCGACCATGAACATCAACTCCCTGCATGGCGGACAGGCAGAACCGGCCCCCGATTTCACCGGCTTTCCCTCGGCCTGCGTGCCTGATGAGGCGCGTATGGTCATCGACCGGCGCTATCTCATCGAAGAACAGGCCGACGAGGTGCGTGAGGAAATCATAACGCTCTTGGAGCGGGTGAAGGCTGAACGGGCAGGCTTCCGCTATGATTTTGAAGAGCTTTGGCAGGTCAGTCCGACCATGACCTCGGTTGATGCGCCCGTTGTCAAGGCGGTGGAACGCGGGATCCGTTCGGCACTGTCTTGTGAACCGGTGCATGTGGTCTCGCCCGGCACCTATGATCAGAAACATATTGACCGTATTGGCCGCTTGAAATACTGTATTGCCTATGGACCCGGTATTCTCGACCTGGCGCATCAGCCTGATGAATATGTCGGGATCGACGACATGGTGGATTCAGCGAAGGTGATGGCCTTTGCCCTGGATGATCTTTTGTACGGGCGCACCTGA
- a CDS encoding SDR family oxidoreductase has product MRLMIFGAGFSGLAIARALAGDCDFAGGTTRSMERFAKLEAAGLTPLIYQGGAPDGDLRTHMAGITHLVMSIAPDAEGDPLLAAFADGLKNHLPALEWAGYLSTVGVYGDHGGDWVDEETICKPVSKRSIARVEAEQGWQELALAADVPLAVLRLSGIYGPGRNALKTLDAGKARRLIKPGQVFNRIHVADIGGATTLLARNNLGGVFNVTDDMPAPPQDVVAHAADLMGVAPPPETDFETADLTPMARSFYGENKRVANSRIKAAGYRFTYPDYMEGLGALWRDGGWKG; this is encoded by the coding sequence ATGCGATTGATGATCTTCGGTGCTGGTTTTTCCGGCCTTGCCATTGCCCGTGCTCTGGCAGGCGATTGCGATTTTGCCGGCGGCACCACCCGCAGCATGGAACGTTTTGCCAAGCTCGAGGCTGCCGGCCTTACTCCATTGATCTACCAGGGCGGTGCTCCGGACGGAGATCTGCGCACCCATATGGCTGGCATCACCCATCTGGTGATGTCGATCGCACCCGATGCTGAGGGTGACCCTTTGCTTGCCGCCTTTGCCGACGGTCTGAAGAACCATCTTCCTGCGCTTGAGTGGGCGGGATATCTCTCCACAGTCGGCGTCTATGGTGACCATGGCGGTGATTGGGTTGACGAGGAGACCATCTGCAAGCCTGTGTCCAAACGCTCCATCGCGCGGGTGGAAGCCGAACAGGGTTGGCAGGAGCTTGCCCTCGCCGCAGATGTACCGCTGGCTGTCCTCAGGCTGTCAGGCATCTACGGGCCAGGCCGCAATGCGCTCAAGACCCTTGATGCCGGCAAGGCGCGACGGCTTATAAAGCCGGGCCAGGTGTTCAACCGCATCCACGTCGCTGATATCGGTGGCGCGACCACATTGCTGGCGCGCAACAATCTTGGCGGGGTCTTCAATGTTACGGATGATATGCCTGCACCGCCACAGGATGTGGTCGCCCATGCCGCAGACCTGATGGGCGTGGCGCCGCCGCCGGAAACAGATTTCGAAACTGCCGACCTTACGCCCATGGCACGGTCATTTTACGGCGAGAACAAGCGCGTCGCCAATTCAAGAATAAAGGCTGCGGGCTATCGGTTCACCTATCCCGACTATATGGAAGGCCTTGGCGCGCTGTGGCGGGACGGCGGCTGGAAAGGCTGA
- a CDS encoding septal ring lytic transglycosylase RlpA family protein codes for MTLITSSKPLGALLLATALVALSVAPASAACGRASWYALTSKTASGERMDPAKFTAAHPRLRFGTMVEVVNPRNGKSVVVRINDRGPFIKGRIIDVSKAAARELGMIRSGVAKVCYKVVS; via the coding sequence ATGACCCTGATCACTTCCAGCAAGCCGCTCGGTGCCTTGCTTCTCGCCACTGCACTTGTTGCTTTGTCAGTGGCACCGGCCAGCGCAGCCTGTGGCCGTGCCTCCTGGTATGCGTTGACCTCCAAGACCGCATCCGGTGAGCGCATGGATCCGGCCAAGTTCACCGCCGCGCACCCCAGGCTCCGGTTCGGAACCATGGTGGAGGTGGTCAACCCGCGCAACGGCAAATCCGTGGTCGTTCGCATCAATGACCGCGGCCCCTTCATCAAGGGCCGCATCATCGACGTGTCCAAGGCCGCCGCCAGGGAGTTGGGAATGATCCGGTCCGGCGTCGCGAAAGTCTGCTACAAGGTGGTGTCCTGA
- a CDS encoding glutathione S-transferase family protein, with protein MPVLYHHTVSSASRFIRLCFGEVDYAADLVEELPWEKRPEFIKINPAGTLPVCVCDNDYALCGPHIIAEWLDESFGVFKRDRRLLAEDPFQRAETRRLMEWFLIKFEQDVVRPLVRERIFKVQLSAKDGGGSPDPKMLRAGRANIRQHMKYLSWLAGSRAWLAGDRLSYADLAAAAALSVMDYLGEIDWNESPQAKDWYQRVKSRPSFRPLLGDRVRNIPPVSHYADLDF; from the coding sequence ATGCCAGTTCTCTATCACCACACGGTTTCTTCAGCGTCACGGTTCATCCGCTTGTGCTTTGGAGAAGTCGATTATGCCGCCGACCTGGTTGAGGAACTGCCCTGGGAAAAGCGCCCGGAGTTCATCAAGATCAATCCCGCCGGGACCCTGCCGGTATGCGTCTGCGACAACGACTATGCACTTTGTGGTCCACACATCATTGCCGAATGGCTCGACGAATCATTCGGCGTGTTCAAGCGTGACCGGCGTCTCCTGGCCGAAGACCCGTTTCAGCGCGCCGAAACAAGGCGGTTGATGGAGTGGTTCCTGATCAAGTTCGAACAGGACGTCGTGCGGCCGCTTGTGCGTGAGCGCATTTTCAAGGTTCAGCTTTCCGCCAAGGACGGCGGTGGATCCCCCGATCCGAAGATGTTGCGTGCGGGCCGCGCCAATATTCGTCAGCACATGAAGTATCTCTCATGGCTCGCCGGGTCACGTGCCTGGCTTGCCGGCGACCGTCTGAGCTATGCCGATCTCGCTGCCGCCGCTGCACTTTCGGTGATGGATTATCTCGGCGAAATTGACTGGAATGAGAGCCCGCAGGCCAAGGATTGGTACCAGCGGGTGAAATCGCGTCCCTCGTTCAGACCGCTGCTGGGCGACAGGGTCCGCAACATTCCGCCGGTCTCCCACTACGCTGACCTCGATTTCTAG
- a CDS encoding ABC transporter permease, with translation MTAYLLRRFLSLSLSLVAASLVIFLVMEVVPGDPASFMMGINADPAAVVALRTQLGLDDPLPLRYLSWVAGLLQGDFGVSYTYRVPVSELISERVAISLPLTLYALALSTLIAFPAGILAAAKRNSAADVSVMGATQLGVAIPNFWFAMILVLVFAINLRWFSAGGFPGWEAGFWPAIKALTLPAIALALPQASILARVMRSSLIDTLDEDFMRTARAKGLSRGQALRRHALRNALIPVLTIIGLQFSFLLAGGIIIENVFYLPGLGRLVFQAITQRDLIVVRSVVILLVFAVIVVTFLVDLAYAAADPRLRRRRA, from the coding sequence ATGACCGCCTATCTCCTGCGGCGCTTCCTATCGCTTTCGCTCAGTCTCGTTGCGGCAAGCCTGGTGATCTTCCTGGTCATGGAGGTGGTGCCTGGAGATCCCGCGTCCTTCATGATGGGTATCAATGCCGATCCTGCGGCAGTGGTAGCCCTGCGCACCCAGCTCGGGCTCGATGATCCGCTGCCGTTGCGTTATCTGAGTTGGGTTGCCGGCCTGCTGCAAGGCGACTTCGGCGTCTCCTACACCTACCGTGTCCCGGTTTCGGAACTGATTTCAGAACGGGTGGCGATCTCGCTGCCCTTGACACTCTATGCCCTCGCACTGTCGACGCTGATTGCCTTTCCCGCCGGCATTCTCGCCGCGGCAAAGCGCAATTCGGCGGCCGATGTTTCGGTGATGGGCGCCACCCAGCTTGGCGTGGCCATTCCCAACTTCTGGTTCGCAATGATCCTCGTTCTGGTCTTTGCGATCAATCTGCGCTGGTTTTCCGCTGGTGGATTTCCTGGTTGGGAAGCCGGCTTCTGGCCTGCCATCAAAGCACTCACCCTGCCGGCAATCGCACTGGCGCTGCCTCAGGCGTCGATTCTTGCGCGGGTGATGCGATCATCGCTGATCGACACGCTGGATGAGGACTTCATGCGCACCGCCCGCGCCAAAGGACTGAGCCGGGGTCAGGCGCTCAGGCGGCATGCGCTGCGCAACGCGCTGATCCCGGTGTTGACCATCATCGGTCTTCAGTTCTCATTTCTGCTGGCCGGCGGCATCATCATCGAGAATGTCTTCTATCTGCCTGGCCTCGGCAGGCTGGTGTTTCAGGCGATCACCCAACGCGATCTCATTGTGGTGCGCTCGGTGGTAATCCTTCTGGTGTTTGCGGTCATTGTCGTCACCTTCCTGGTTGATCTTGCCTATGCTGCGGCAGATCCGCGGTTGAGGAGGCGGCGCGCATGA
- a CDS encoding undecaprenyl-diphosphate phosphatase, whose amino-acid sequence MDGTTLVGAALLGLLEGLTEFIPVSSTAHLLLAGHFLGFNSPGNSFEVLIQLGAILAILSVYFARLWKLAMDLPTSAEARRFVGAILLAFLPAAVIGVMAHGFIKTVLFESTALICWVLIGGGIVLLIIDRMPLRPKYTNVMDYPLSLAFKIGLVQCLAMIPGTSRSGATIAGALLLGADKRSAAEFSFFLAMPTMAGAFAYDLYKNYDKLGMDDVTAIIIGFVMAFIAGVIVVRSLLDFVSKHGFAPFAWWRIAVGTLGLIGLWLF is encoded by the coding sequence ATGGATGGAACAACACTTGTGGGAGCGGCCCTTTTGGGTCTGCTGGAAGGCCTGACCGAGTTCATTCCGGTCTCATCCACGGCCCATTTGTTGCTGGCGGGTCATTTCCTCGGGTTCAACTCTCCCGGCAACAGCTTCGAAGTGTTGATCCAGCTGGGTGCTATCCTGGCAATCCTGTCGGTTTATTTCGCACGGCTGTGGAAGCTCGCCATGGATTTGCCGACCAGCGCCGAAGCGCGGCGTTTTGTCGGCGCCATCCTGCTGGCATTTCTGCCCGCTGCGGTGATCGGGGTGATGGCGCATGGGTTTATCAAGACGGTGCTGTTCGAATCAACCGCATTGATTTGCTGGGTGCTGATCGGCGGCGGAATCGTGCTGCTGATCATCGACAGGATGCCGCTCAGGCCGAAATACACCAATGTGATGGACTATCCGCTGTCGCTTGCTTTCAAGATCGGGTTGGTCCAGTGCCTGGCGATGATACCGGGGACGTCGCGTTCGGGCGCAACCATAGCAGGGGCCTTGCTGCTGGGCGCAGACAAGCGGTCGGCGGCCGAGTTTTCGTTCTTTCTCGCCATGCCGACCATGGCCGGTGCCTTTGCCTATGATCTCTACAAGAATTACGACAAGCTCGGCATGGACGATGTTACGGCCATCATCATCGGTTTTGTCATGGCTTTCATCGCCGGCGTTATTGTGGTGCGCAGCCTGCTTGATTTTGTTTCAAAGCACGGGTTCGCGCCATTCGCCTGGTGGCGTATCGCGGTTGGGACACTCGGCCTGATTGGATTGTGGTTGTTCTGA
- the queG gene encoding tRNA epoxyqueuosine(34) reductase QueG, which translates to MASDGSPAQDSEGRSARTDAADHLKSFLKKEAAALGFSDLAIAPSDIGAEASDRLARFVELGRHGSMEWLADTRDRRANPKSLWPEVRSVIMLAMNYGPATSPLEGLAQKSRASISVYARNRDYHDIIKGRLKQLAGKFAARAGGDVKVFVDTAPVMEKPLAEAAGLGWIGKHTNLVSRSHGSWLFLGSIFTTVELMPDVAETDHCGSCRACLSACPTDAFPAPYQIDARRCISYLTIENKGPIPHEFRAPMGNRIYGCDDCLAVCPWNKYAQSASEMKLIAREDLQSPRLAEFLALDDAGFRAFFSGSPIKRIGRNRFLRNVLVAAGNSGDQTLVPACETLLSDPSPLVRGASVWALSQLTLPTRMRELAQSRIGVQDGVVLGETDPEVRAEWDLALNRPNA; encoded by the coding sequence GTGGCTTCCGATGGCTCCCCCGCGCAGGACAGCGAAGGCCGGAGCGCCAGGACCGATGCTGCCGACCATCTCAAATCCTTTCTGAAGAAAGAGGCTGCGGCACTCGGTTTCTCCGATCTTGCGATTGCCCCCTCCGATATCGGCGCCGAAGCTTCCGACAGACTGGCGCGATTTGTCGAACTGGGCCGCCACGGCTCGATGGAATGGCTCGCAGACACAAGAGACCGCCGCGCCAATCCCAAGAGCCTTTGGCCTGAGGTCCGTTCGGTGATCATGCTGGCAATGAATTACGGCCCGGCGACCAGTCCGTTGGAGGGGCTTGCGCAAAAATCGCGCGCGTCGATCTCGGTCTATGCCCGCAACCGGGATTATCACGACATCATCAAGGGCCGGCTCAAACAGCTCGCCGGCAAGTTTGCCGCGCGGGCTGGTGGCGATGTGAAGGTGTTTGTCGACACGGCGCCAGTCATGGAAAAACCGCTGGCCGAGGCTGCCGGACTGGGCTGGATCGGCAAGCACACCAATCTGGTCAGCCGCAGCCACGGCTCCTGGTTGTTTCTGGGTTCGATCTTCACCACGGTCGAACTGATGCCGGATGTGGCGGAGACGGATCATTGCGGTTCATGCCGGGCCTGTCTTTCAGCCTGCCCGACAGACGCGTTCCCGGCGCCCTATCAGATTGATGCGCGGCGCTGCATTTCCTATCTCACCATCGAGAACAAGGGGCCGATTCCCCATGAATTCCGTGCCCCCATGGGCAACCGGATCTATGGTTGCGATGATTGCCTGGCCGTGTGCCCCTGGAACAAATACGCCCAATCCGCGAGCGAAATGAAGTTGATCGCCCGCGAAGATCTGCAATCGCCAAGGCTTGCTGAATTTCTGGCGCTGGATGATGCCGGATTTCGCGCTTTCTTCTCCGGCTCGCCCATCAAGCGGATCGGCCGCAACAGGTTTCTGCGCAATGTGCTGGTTGCGGCTGGCAACAGTGGTGATCAGACGCTTGTTCCCGCCTGCGAGACCTTGCTGAGCGATCCGTCACCCCTGGTACGCGGCGCCTCTGTCTGGGCATTGTCGCAGTTGACACTGCCCACACGAATGCGCGAATTGGCCCAGAGCCGAATCGGAGTTCAGGACGGGGTTGTATTGGGAGAAACGGATCCGGAAGTCCGAGCTGAATGGGACCTCGCGCTCAATCGGCCAAATGCGTGA